In the Clupea harengus chromosome 16, Ch_v2.0.2, whole genome shotgun sequence genome, one interval contains:
- the gramd4a gene encoding GRAM domain-containing protein 4 isoform X1, producing MAAAIQDYQRSEQDRLNEVKGHLEIALLEKHFLQEELRKLREETNVEVLKQELDKERGKRLDLEQRMTEVLKTRLEDSPPQPARKQPSPSANGTEKQKETMYTRMMRLLYERVGVYIEDFRFQPEETTVEPEEPLSAKRLTENMRRLKRGARPVTNFMRNLSALSNWHSVYTSAIAFIIYMNAAWHGWAIPMFLFLAILRLSLNYLMSRGWRIQWSIVPEVTEPEEPSKEDLTVSEKFQLVLDVAQKAQNLFGKMADVLEKIKNLFMWVQPEITQKLYIALWVAFITSCVLPYKLVGFLVGLYAGIKFFIIDFLFKSCPKLRDKYDTPRIVWNNLPTDPQLKERSNATVSRRLSCAEKVQPVVSRSSLATVPCGVSREEESSRSHNPKKGAFHEVFNLTENERPLPVCENGWRCCLINRDRKMPTDYIRNGVLFVTENYLCFESSSSRSGSSKKNKVIKLVDITDIQKYKVLSVLPGSGMGISIATPSTQKPLVFGAMIHRDEAFEAIFTQYMKNMTTPGPET from the exons aggaGGAACTGAGAAAGCTGCGAGAGGAGACCAATGTGGAGGTGCTGAAGCAGGAGCTGGACAAGGAGAGGGGCAAGCGGCTGGACCTCGAGCAGAGGATGACGGAAGTGCTCAAGACGAG GTTGGAAGATTCTCCTCCCCAGCCTGCACGTAAACAGCCGTCGCCCTCAGCCAATGGGACAG aaaaacaaaaagagactaTGTACACGCGAATGATGAGGTTGTTGTATGAGCGGGTTGGCGTCTACATTGAAGACTTCCGCTTCCAGCCTGAAGAGACAACAGTGGAGCCTGAAGAACCACTAAGTGCTAAAAG GTTAACAGAAAATATGCGACGACTCA AACGAGGTGCCAGACCGGTCACAAACTTTATGAGGAACCTCTCCGCCTTATCCAACTGGCATTCCGTCTACACGTCAGCGATTGCCTTCATT atctaCATGAATGCTGCGTGGCATGGCTGGGCCATCcccatgtttctgtttttagCCATTTTGAGGTTGTCCTTGAATTACCTCATGTCAAG AGGCTGGAGGATTCAGTGGAGTATCGTGCCTGAAGTCACAGAGCCTGAG GAACCTTCAAAGGAAGACCTGACTGTGTCTGAAAAGTTCCAGTTAGTTCTTGATGTTGCACAAAAAGCACAG AACCTTTTTGGTAAAATGGCGGATGTCTTAGAGAAGATTAAGAA CCTGTTCATGTGGGTGCAGCCGGAGATCACTCAGAAGCTGTACATTGCGCTGTGGGTGGCCttcatcacttcctgtgtcctTCCCTACAAACTCGTGGGTTTTCTTGTTG GGTTGTATGCCGGCATCAAGTTCTTCATCATTGACTTCCTCTTCAAGAGCTGCCCCAAGCTGCGGGACAAGTACGACACGCCACGCATTGTGTGGAACAACCTCCCCACAGACCCGCAGCTGAAGGAGCGCAGCAACGCCACGGTCTCCCGACGG CTGTCTTGTGCGGAAAAG GTCCAGCCAGTGGTTTCGCGAAGTAGCCTAGCAACGGTCCCCTGTGGTGTCAGCCGTGAGGAGGAGAGTAGCCGCTCCCACAACCCCAAGAAGGGGGCCTTCCACGAGGTCTTCAATCTGACCGAGAATGAGCGGCCCTTACCAG TGTGTGAGAACGGCTGGAGGTGCTGCTTAATAAACAGGGACAGGAAGATGCCCACAGACTACATCCGTAATGGAGTCCTCTTTGTCACAGAGAA CTACCTGTGCTTCGAGAGCTCCAGCTCCAGATCAGGCTCCTCAAAGAAGAACAAAGTCATCAAGCTTGTTGACATCACAGACATCCAGAAG TACAAAGTCCTGTCTGTGCTGCCTGGGTCGGGAATGGGGATTTCCATAGCCACGCCCTCCACTCAGAAG CCCTTGGTGTTCGGTGCCATGATTCACAGAGACGAGGCCTTCGAGGCGATCTTCACCCAATACATGAAGAACATGACCACACCTGGTCCTGAGACCTAG
- the gramd4a gene encoding GRAM domain-containing protein 4 isoform X3: MAAAIQDYQRSEQDRLNEVKGHLEIALLEKHFLQEELRKLREETNVEVLKQELDKERGKRLDLEQRMTEVLKTRLEDSPPQPARKQPSPSANGTEKQKETMYTRMMRLLYERVGVYIEDFRFQPEETTVEPEEPLSAKRLTENMRRLKRGARPVTNFMRNLSALSNWHSVYTSAIAFIIYMNAAWHGWAIPMFLFLAILRLSLNYLMSRGWRIQWSIVPEVTEPEEPSKEDLTVSEKFQLVLDVAQKAQNLFGKMADVLEKIKNLFMWVQPEITQKLYIALWVAFITSCVLPYKLVGFLVGLYAGIKFFIIDFLFKSCPKLRDKYDTPRIVWNNLPTDPQLKERSNATVSRRVQPVVSRSSLATVPCGVSREEESSRSHNPKKGAFHEVFNLTENERPLPVCENGWRCCLINRDRKMPTDYIRNGVLFVTENYLCFESSSSRSGSSKKNKVIKLVDITDIQKYKVLSVLPGSGMGISIATPSTQKPLVFGAMIHRDEAFEAIFTQYMKNMTTPGPET, from the exons aggaGGAACTGAGAAAGCTGCGAGAGGAGACCAATGTGGAGGTGCTGAAGCAGGAGCTGGACAAGGAGAGGGGCAAGCGGCTGGACCTCGAGCAGAGGATGACGGAAGTGCTCAAGACGAG GTTGGAAGATTCTCCTCCCCAGCCTGCACGTAAACAGCCGTCGCCCTCAGCCAATGGGACAG aaaaacaaaaagagactaTGTACACGCGAATGATGAGGTTGTTGTATGAGCGGGTTGGCGTCTACATTGAAGACTTCCGCTTCCAGCCTGAAGAGACAACAGTGGAGCCTGAAGAACCACTAAGTGCTAAAAG GTTAACAGAAAATATGCGACGACTCA AACGAGGTGCCAGACCGGTCACAAACTTTATGAGGAACCTCTCCGCCTTATCCAACTGGCATTCCGTCTACACGTCAGCGATTGCCTTCATT atctaCATGAATGCTGCGTGGCATGGCTGGGCCATCcccatgtttctgtttttagCCATTTTGAGGTTGTCCTTGAATTACCTCATGTCAAG AGGCTGGAGGATTCAGTGGAGTATCGTGCCTGAAGTCACAGAGCCTGAG GAACCTTCAAAGGAAGACCTGACTGTGTCTGAAAAGTTCCAGTTAGTTCTTGATGTTGCACAAAAAGCACAG AACCTTTTTGGTAAAATGGCGGATGTCTTAGAGAAGATTAAGAA CCTGTTCATGTGGGTGCAGCCGGAGATCACTCAGAAGCTGTACATTGCGCTGTGGGTGGCCttcatcacttcctgtgtcctTCCCTACAAACTCGTGGGTTTTCTTGTTG GGTTGTATGCCGGCATCAAGTTCTTCATCATTGACTTCCTCTTCAAGAGCTGCCCCAAGCTGCGGGACAAGTACGACACGCCACGCATTGTGTGGAACAACCTCCCCACAGACCCGCAGCTGAAGGAGCGCAGCAACGCCACGGTCTCCCGACGG GTCCAGCCAGTGGTTTCGCGAAGTAGCCTAGCAACGGTCCCCTGTGGTGTCAGCCGTGAGGAGGAGAGTAGCCGCTCCCACAACCCCAAGAAGGGGGCCTTCCACGAGGTCTTCAATCTGACCGAGAATGAGCGGCCCTTACCAG TGTGTGAGAACGGCTGGAGGTGCTGCTTAATAAACAGGGACAGGAAGATGCCCACAGACTACATCCGTAATGGAGTCCTCTTTGTCACAGAGAA CTACCTGTGCTTCGAGAGCTCCAGCTCCAGATCAGGCTCCTCAAAGAAGAACAAAGTCATCAAGCTTGTTGACATCACAGACATCCAGAAG TACAAAGTCCTGTCTGTGCTGCCTGGGTCGGGAATGGGGATTTCCATAGCCACGCCCTCCACTCAGAAG CCCTTGGTGTTCGGTGCCATGATTCACAGAGACGAGGCCTTCGAGGCGATCTTCACCCAATACATGAAGAACATGACCACACCTGGTCCTGAGACCTAG
- the gramd4a gene encoding GRAM domain-containing protein 4 isoform X2, translating into MESTSLHLELLFEGFADGIKCHKSNLSLKEELRKLREETNVEVLKQELDKERGKRLDLEQRMTEVLKTRLEDSPPQPARKQPSPSANGTEKQKETMYTRMMRLLYERVGVYIEDFRFQPEETTVEPEEPLSAKRLTENMRRLKRGARPVTNFMRNLSALSNWHSVYTSAIAFIIYMNAAWHGWAIPMFLFLAILRLSLNYLMSRGWRIQWSIVPEVTEPEEPSKEDLTVSEKFQLVLDVAQKAQNLFGKMADVLEKIKNLFMWVQPEITQKLYIALWVAFITSCVLPYKLVGFLVGLYAGIKFFIIDFLFKSCPKLRDKYDTPRIVWNNLPTDPQLKERSNATVSRRLSCAEKVQPVVSRSSLATVPCGVSREEESSRSHNPKKGAFHEVFNLTENERPLPVCENGWRCCLINRDRKMPTDYIRNGVLFVTENYLCFESSSSRSGSSKKNKVIKLVDITDIQKYKVLSVLPGSGMGISIATPSTQKPLVFGAMIHRDEAFEAIFTQYMKNMTTPGPET; encoded by the exons aggaGGAACTGAGAAAGCTGCGAGAGGAGACCAATGTGGAGGTGCTGAAGCAGGAGCTGGACAAGGAGAGGGGCAAGCGGCTGGACCTCGAGCAGAGGATGACGGAAGTGCTCAAGACGAG GTTGGAAGATTCTCCTCCCCAGCCTGCACGTAAACAGCCGTCGCCCTCAGCCAATGGGACAG aaaaacaaaaagagactaTGTACACGCGAATGATGAGGTTGTTGTATGAGCGGGTTGGCGTCTACATTGAAGACTTCCGCTTCCAGCCTGAAGAGACAACAGTGGAGCCTGAAGAACCACTAAGTGCTAAAAG GTTAACAGAAAATATGCGACGACTCA AACGAGGTGCCAGACCGGTCACAAACTTTATGAGGAACCTCTCCGCCTTATCCAACTGGCATTCCGTCTACACGTCAGCGATTGCCTTCATT atctaCATGAATGCTGCGTGGCATGGCTGGGCCATCcccatgtttctgtttttagCCATTTTGAGGTTGTCCTTGAATTACCTCATGTCAAG AGGCTGGAGGATTCAGTGGAGTATCGTGCCTGAAGTCACAGAGCCTGAG GAACCTTCAAAGGAAGACCTGACTGTGTCTGAAAAGTTCCAGTTAGTTCTTGATGTTGCACAAAAAGCACAG AACCTTTTTGGTAAAATGGCGGATGTCTTAGAGAAGATTAAGAA CCTGTTCATGTGGGTGCAGCCGGAGATCACTCAGAAGCTGTACATTGCGCTGTGGGTGGCCttcatcacttcctgtgtcctTCCCTACAAACTCGTGGGTTTTCTTGTTG GGTTGTATGCCGGCATCAAGTTCTTCATCATTGACTTCCTCTTCAAGAGCTGCCCCAAGCTGCGGGACAAGTACGACACGCCACGCATTGTGTGGAACAACCTCCCCACAGACCCGCAGCTGAAGGAGCGCAGCAACGCCACGGTCTCCCGACGG CTGTCTTGTGCGGAAAAG GTCCAGCCAGTGGTTTCGCGAAGTAGCCTAGCAACGGTCCCCTGTGGTGTCAGCCGTGAGGAGGAGAGTAGCCGCTCCCACAACCCCAAGAAGGGGGCCTTCCACGAGGTCTTCAATCTGACCGAGAATGAGCGGCCCTTACCAG TGTGTGAGAACGGCTGGAGGTGCTGCTTAATAAACAGGGACAGGAAGATGCCCACAGACTACATCCGTAATGGAGTCCTCTTTGTCACAGAGAA CTACCTGTGCTTCGAGAGCTCCAGCTCCAGATCAGGCTCCTCAAAGAAGAACAAAGTCATCAAGCTTGTTGACATCACAGACATCCAGAAG TACAAAGTCCTGTCTGTGCTGCCTGGGTCGGGAATGGGGATTTCCATAGCCACGCCCTCCACTCAGAAG CCCTTGGTGTTCGGTGCCATGATTCACAGAGACGAGGCCTTCGAGGCGATCTTCACCCAATACATGAAGAACATGACCACACCTGGTCCTGAGACCTAG